In Porites lutea chromosome 7, jaPorLute2.1, whole genome shotgun sequence, a single window of DNA contains:
- the LOC140943606 gene encoding protein Smaug homolog 1-like isoform X5, which yields MQIRLELYLSNSFFEGHSAAAIQGSFIIDEYKLVYKTSKHVLCPVCAVKDILGELFSPICFHVLSLASDMKPAQHTLFRDQVSTLVEWFANWNECEQTIALYTLLKRISTIQARFLSLILEHTFRDDSREVQMMQWRANDKEFLSSLLRESKDFAVKQLLMHLPLLNPRNDEARYQYLQLLSKILHHTVEHSIHQEECRQLLSLSVVHPAFPPEERTTLHSWLSQLDKSLGVQERLHVTNSCISENSDVLPNTGCENLVRQNYMRNRMNGWRNQQLVHVDSGLGGSFESPPVPSPHLSVSSSMRKSRSNSLTPPPPVDVQDSIIEDYVETNNIEIRPGRSQSFPVDPHRLNHSLSPQSSLESEFDENGCRQRGGSFNEDARPGMKDVGSWLKNLRLHKYGSLFSQLSYEEMLGLDEEYLESKGVTKGARNKILLSIKKLSERGESLSRLEKEVLQPGKLQGVLSGLKEILITPIKPFNPSSPEAALHVPYPPTLTADQPAPNVPPHPEDLASRITRVLGKACTQILVSRADEEHCNAYLLLLDRVLMLEVVQHGT from the exons ATGCAAATTCGCCTAGAATTGTACCTTTCGAACAGTTTCTTTGAAGGGCATTCAGCAGCGGCGATACAGGGCTCATTTATAATTGATGAATATAAGCTCGTCTACAAAACATCAAAGCACGTGCTTTGTCCAGTTTGTGCAGTGAAAGATATCTTGGGGGAATTATTTTCCCCAATTTGCTTTCAT GTTTTATCCTTAGCAAGCGATATGAAACCAGCCCAGCACACGCTTTTTCGAGATCAAGTGAGCACCCTTGTGGAGTGGTTTGCAAACTGGAATGAATGTGAACAGACAATTGCGTTATACACTCTGCTCAAACGAATTTCCACCATTCAGGCACGATTTCTGTCTTTGATATTGGAGCACACGTTTCGCGACGATTCCCGTGAAGTTCAAATGATGCAATGGCGCGCAAACGACAAAG AGTTCTTAAGCAGTCTGTTACGTGAAAGCAAAGATTTCGCTGTTAAACAGCTTTTGATGCATCTTCCATTACTCAACCCACGGAATGATGAGGCCAGATACCAATATCTTCAGTTACTCTCAAAGATTCTTCACCATACAGTAGAACACTCCATTCACCAAGAAGAATGTCGACAGCTCTTGTCACTCTCAGTAGTTCATCCTGCTTTCCCTCCCGAGGAAAGGACAACACTTCACAGCTGGCTGAGCCAACTCGACAAGAGTCTTGGTGTTCAAGAGAGACTTCATGTTACCAATTCTTGTATATCAGAAAACTCTGATGTGTTACCCAACACTGGCTGTGAGAATCTTGTGAGGCAGAACTACATGCGTAACAGGATGAATGGCTGGCGAAATCAGCAACTTGTTCATGTGGACTCTGGACTTGGTGGTTCGTTTGAATCACCTCCAGTTCCATCACCTCATCTTTCAGTTTCATCCTCTATGAGGAAAAGCAGGTCAAATTCACTCACCCCTCCACCCCCTGTTGATGTTCAAGACTCCATTATAGAGGATTATGTGGAAAccaataatattgaaatacgTCCGGGCAGGTCCCAGTCTTTTCCGGTGGATCCTCATAGATTAAATCACTCACTGTCACCTCAGTCATCGCTTGAAAGTGAATTTGATGAAAATGGATGTCGGCAAAGAGGAGGCAGTTTCAATGAAGATGCACGTCCTGGCATGAAAG ATGTTGGATCATGGTTGAAGAATCTAAGATTGCACAAGTATGGTAGTCTGTTTTCTCAGCTCTCTTATGAAGAAATGCTTGGACTCGATGAGGAATACTTGGAAAGCAAG ggtgTAACCAAAGGAGCTAGGAACAAGATTCTATTGAGTATTAAAAAACTCTCCGAAAGAGGAGAATCATTGTCACGTCTGGAAAAG GAAGTACTTCAACCTGGTAAACTACAAGGAGTATTGAGTGGACTGAAAGAAATATTAATCACACCGATAAAACCATTTAACCCTTCTTCTCCGGAGGCAGCACTCCATGTGCCTTACCCACCAACACTGACGGCTGATCAACCAGCTCCAAATGTTCCCCCGCACCCTGAGGATTTAGCTTCTAGAATAACAAGAGTTTTGGGTAAAG CTTGCACCCAGATTCTTGTGTCAAGAGCAGATGAGGAACACTGTAATGCTTACCTTCTACTTCTTGATAGAGTTCTTATGCTAGAG